The Bemisia tabaci chromosome 8, PGI_BMITA_v3 genome has a segment encoding these proteins:
- the LOC109037952 gene encoding NSFL1 cofactor p47, with translation MSNHDELISQFANIASVETERAKFYLEAADWKLEVALASFYENCGSDSPDIVEVENDASSDSASAPPPVPAKASSDPAPSSSAAEPKKKPKPSSSSRIATLASFKDKEENSDEDEGQAFYAGGSEHSGQQVIGPGKKKKDFVYEMFKSVQEQGAEIVDASNPVSRSSAFEGTGYRLGATSNDTEVVNSSSSTSRQSSAVAITLKLWREGFSIDDGPIREYTNPENQDFLDAIKRGEVPQELVRNARGGEFHLNMEDHRFEDYVAPKPKVKAFAGEGHVLGNPSPAVVGTTKVLDEKDRIANENQAKQTIPVDESSPTTSIQIRLADGTRLVARLNHSHTVGDVRRYITVARPHYEIQNFTLMTTFPSKELSDPSQTIAEAGILNASLLQRLT, from the exons ATGTCGAACCACGATGAACTCATTTCACAATTCGCAAACATTGCAAGTGTTGAGACAGAGCGGGCCAAATTTTACTTGGAGGCTGCTGACTGGAAACTTGAA GTTGCCCTTGCCAGCTTTTACGAGAACTGCGGGTCTGATTCCCCAGATATCGTCGAAGTAGAAAATGACGCTTCGTCAGACTCTGCTTCAGCTCCTCCTCCAGTTCCAGCCAAGGCATCCTCTGACCCAGCTCCGTCTTCTTCTGCCGCAGAGCCCAAGAAAAAACCCAAACCCAGCTCCAg CAGTAGAATAGCCACCCTTGCGAGTTTCaaagataaagaagaaaattctgatGAAGATGAAGGCCAAGCATTTTATGCTGGTGGCTCAGAGCATTCAGGACAACAGGTCATTGGCCCTGGCAAAAAGAAGAAGGATTTTGTTTATGAAATGTTCAAGTCAGTTCAAGA GCAAGGAGCAGAAATAGTCGATGCAAGCAATCCAGTTAGCCGGAGCTCTGCATTTGAAGGAACTGGATATCGCCTGGGCGCAACGAGCAACGATACTGAAG tCGTCAATTCAAGTAGCTCCACAAGTCGGCAATCATCAGCTGTTGCGATCACTTTAAAACTGTGGAGAGAAGGATTCAGCATTGATGATGGTCCAATTCGAGAATACACAAATCCAGAAAATCAGGACTTTCTGGACGCTATCAAAAGAGG agAAGTACCTCAGGAACTAGTGCGAAATGCTCGAGGTGGAGAGTTCCATCTCAACATGGAGGATCATAGATTTGAAGATTATGTGGCTCCAAAACCTAAAGTTAAAGCCTTTGCCGGAGAAGGTCATGTTCTTGGAAA tccCTCTCCTGCTGTTGTTGGCACCACCAAAGTATTGGACGAGAAAGATAGAATAGCAAATGAAAATCAGGCAAAGCAGACTATACCAGTTGATGAGTCGAGCCCGACAACATCAATCCAAATCCGTTTGGCGGACGGAACAAGGCTTGTCGCTCGACTGAATCATTCGCATACTGTAGGGGATGTTAGGAGATATATTACGGTAGCGCGACCTCACTATGAAATCCAGAACTTTACTCTTATGACTACGTTCCCAAGCAAAGAACTGAGTGATCCATCTCAAACAATAGCCGAAGCAGGAATTTTAAATGCCTCTCTCCTGCAAAGACTCACGTAG
- the LOC109037955 gene encoding farnesyl pyrophosphate synthase, whose amino-acid sequence MTKGSFRGVSTVFTCVKCSLFGELLSRRGTTGATRHVHSSRTCFRDFPKAALTSDRAHIEARESWRKKELHNFITLLPDIVQNLTQDNKLYEYESANKWLAQVLQHNLQGGEKKRGLSLLQSYRILAAPEDVEPNNIRKAQIMGWCVEMLNTSLLMTVNALDKTGEELPDWYYEASGKNVYDPARIIETAMHKLLWETFSREPYYSNAQFLIHDTTHKAMMGHVLDRQTRGDHSLDLFTMNRYSAIVQYTASHPSFKLPVMLALNMAGIQDPEIHRQASTILKEMGQFYQVQKDNHNFESDNPTAEDDIANRKCSWLAVVALQRVTKAQREILQENYGSEDPEKIRTVKNLYHELGLPSVFKRYENHSYELLCTQIQQISRGIPHRIFLHFLDKWTHRD is encoded by the exons ATGACGAAGGGGTCTTTCCGCGGAGTTTCGACCGTTTTTACGTGTGTCAAGTGTAGCCTTTTCGGTGAGCTTTTATCTCGCAGAGGGACAACCGGAGCCACGCGGCATGTCCACAGCTCCAGGACTTGTTTCAG AGATTTTCCAAAAGCTGCTTTGACAAGTGACCGAGCACACATTGAAGCCCGCgagtcttggaggaaaaaagaacTGCATAATTTCATCACCCTACTGCCAGACATTGTGCAGAACCTTACGCAAGATAACAAATTGTATGAATATGAATCTGCAAATAAATGGCTGGCACAG GTATTACAGCATAATTTACagggaggagagaaaaaaagaggtctTTCTTTACTGCAGTCTTACAGGATACTTGCTGCACCAGAGGATGTTGAACCAAATAACATAAGAAAAGCGCAGATAATGGGATGGTGTGTTGAAATG CTAAATACTTCATTACTGATGACAGTGAATGCTCTAGACAAGACAGGAGAAGAATTACCTGACTGGTATTATGAAGCAAGTGGAAAAAATGTCTATGATCCTGCTCGTATTATCGAGACTGCCATGCACAAGCTCTTATGGGAGACCTTTAGTAGAGAACCGTATTATTCAAATGCTCAGTTCCTGATTCATGAT ACGACACATAAGGCAATGATGGGCCACGTATTAGACAGACAAACTCGAGGCGACCATTCTCTTGATCTGTTCACAATGAATCGCTATTCGGCAATAGTTCAATACACAGCATCACATCCTTCATTCAAGCTGCCAGTGATGCTCGCATTGAATATG GCTGGAATTCAAGACCCCGAAATTCATAGGCAGGCTAGCACAATTCTTAAGGAGATGGGTCAATTCTATCAAGTTCAG AAAGACAATCACAATTTTGAATCGGACAATCCTACTGCAGAAGATGACATTGCAAATAGGAAATGTTCATGGTTAGCGGTTGTAGCGCTTCAAAGGGTGACAAAAGCCCAGAGGGAAATATTGCAG gagaacTACGGCAGTGAGGACCCAGAGAAAATTAGGACAGTTAAGAATTTATACCACGAGCTAGGTCTTCCTTCTGTATTCAAGCGGTATGAAAATCATAGTTATGAGCTACTTTGTACGCAAATTCAACAAATATCAAGAGGAATTCCACACCGaatatttttacactttttggATAAATGGACACACAGAGACTAG
- the LOC109037954 gene encoding proline-rich protein PRCC, translating to MSLVAYEDSDEDISDEEGDEVVSSNSISKPGTKVPEKVAVNGGKVHNSQDAEEIFELDDNKIEDLDDDDGPSSSASNSSLLTSLPAPKSQVPTLDLNWVDKRPKSKNQPVKILIPSLSEFEEEEPEEPVKKKIKPSSKGSGLFALLPKPKSESSSLKLVPPSVKKAQTPLIPKQVNKTLNPAPSIQKPPNKINLDYNDSDEEDAPAEKATDFFSLTAKPEAAPVPVVDILDVPDVSAPSTNGYPGPGPAQQQKPGHSNSYFAQQVANATSTNNYSQYQESTSQPSQPVASGDYIPFDSSEIELDDDALRQLCGRKDRKAASQLIDVRGDSLVMNSQEWLMQSLSEEKVQKSHKKNKKDGPSTMEKRKHQITYLAHQAKENELELKNTWANNRQTRKQTQAKYGF from the exons ATGTCACTTGTTGCGTATGAAGATAGCGATGAAGACATATCTGACGAGGAAGGAGATGAAGTGGTCTCATCAAACTCAATCAGTAAACCTGGGACAAAGGTGCCTGAAAAAGTAGCTGTGAATGGAGGAAAAGTTCACAATTCTCAGGATGCAGAGGAAATATTTGAGCTCGATGACAACAAAATTGAAGAtcttgatgatgatgatggccCCAGTAGTAGTGCGAGCAACTCTTCCCTTTTGACTTCGTTACCTGCCCCTAAGTCACAAGTTCCTACACTGGATCTTAATTGGGTGGACAAACGTCCAAAGTCGAAAAATCAGcctgtaaaaattttgattcccTCACTCTCTGAG TTTGAAGAGGAAGAACCAGAAGAACCAGTTAAGAAGAAGATTAAACCCTCATCA aaaGGTTCGGGACTCTTTGCTTTACTCCCAAAGCCCAAGTCAGAATCCTCTTCCTTAAAGCTGGTCCCTCCATCTGTTAAGAAAGCTCAAACACCACTAATTCCAAAACAAGTTAATAAAACACTGAATCCAGCTCCCAGTATCCAGAAGCCACCCAATAAAATCAATCTGGATTACAATGACTCCGATGAAGAAGATGCACCTGCAGAAAAAGCGACCGATTTCTTCTCACTGACGGCAAAACCAGAAGCTGCACCTGTTCCTGTTGTAGATATTCTAGATGTTCCAGATGTTTCCGCACCTTCTACAAATGGTTATCCTGGTCCTGGGCCTGCACAGCAACAAAAGCCTGGACACTCCAATAGCTACTTTGCGCAACAAGTTGCAAATGCAACGAGTACAAATAATTACTCGCAGTACCAAGAGTCCACCAGTCAACCAAGTCAGCCAGTTGCCTCAGGAGATTATATTCCCTTCGATTCTAGTGAAATAGAATTGGATGATGATGCG ctGCGACAATTATGCGGGCGCAAAGATCGTAAAGCAGCAAGTCAACTAATAGACGTTCGTGGTGACAGTTTAGTCATGAACTCTCAAGAATGGCTCATGCAGTCCTtatcagaagaaaaagtacaaaaatctcataagaagaataagaaggatGGTCCCTCAACTATGGAAAAACGAAAGCACCAAATTACATACCTAGCACATCAG GCCAAGGAAAATGAATTGGAGCTGAAAAATACTTGGGCCAATAacaggcaaacaaggaaacaaACGCAAGCAAAGTATGGGTTCTAG
- the LOC109039942 gene encoding uncharacterized protein, with translation MDEEEDAFTHLVFYAEEGDESRPRETEAEQEGGDDSEPRIITVQADVHEPPETSIEVKERKYDSNKTSKTKDKMEDLGNVHPKITTKKTKDCDDPEIMPAPLPESSSTKIPSPRPESSPVQRFLLHVQGAPVQRFLLHVQGAPVQNSFSTSRELQDQRFLLHFQGAPGQRNLESHQQQKNSPRPR, from the exons GAGATGAATCAAGACCCAGAGAAACTGAAGCCGAGCAAGAAGGAGGCGACGATTCAGAACCTAGGATCATAACCGTTCAAGCAGATGTTCATGAACCACCAGAAACCAGCATAG AAGTtaaggaaagaaagtatgaTTCCAACAAAACCTCAAAAACTAAAGACAAGATGGAGGATCTCGGAAACGTTCATCCAAAAATAAccacaaagaagacaaaggattGCGATGACCCAGAAATT ATGCCTGCTCCACTTCCAGAGAGCTCCAGTACAAAGATTCCTTCTCCACGTCCAGAGAGCTCTCCAGTACAAAGATTCCTTCTCCACGTCCAGGGAGCTCCAGTACAAAGATTCCTTCTCCACGTCCAGGGAGCTCCAGTACAAAATTCCTTCTCCACGTCCAGGGAGCTCCAGGACCAAAGATTCCTGCTCCACTTCCAGGGAGCTCCAGGACAAAGAAACTTGGAATCACATCAGCagcaaaaaaattcaccaagaCCACGTTGA